TCACCTGCGCGCCGGAAAAAGCCTGCTCCCAGCGGCCAATCAAAGAGTTATACGGATTCGGGGCTGAAAATACAAGGGGGAAAATCGTGTGCGGGGTTTCGGGCTGATGGTGTCCGTTCCATGTAAAAAACCCTGCAATGGGCTTGCAGGGTTGCTATGCGTTATATCTGGTGCCCAGGGCCGGAATCGAACCGGCACGAACATAAAGTTCCCAAGATTTTAAGTCTTGTGCGTCTACCAGTTTCGCCACCCGGGCAGGTGCATGGAGTATTACGTGGGTGTGAAACGGAAAAAGAGTGGAGGCGGCACCCAGATTCGAACTGGGGGTAAAGGATTTGCAGTCCTCTGCCTTACCACTTGGCCATGCCGCCAAAATAAAAATGGAGCGGGAAACGGGACTCGAACCCGCGACCCCGACCTTGGCAAGGTCGTGCTCTACCAGCTGAGCTATTCCCGCTCGAACGGATGGTGTTATACCAGAATTAAAACAGGTGTCAACACTATTTTTCCCGCGGTGCCAAATCCGGTGCAGGTTTTCAGCGATAACGGTCCATAAAGCGTTTCAGCGTCTTCAGGTCCGCCTGATACTGCATGCTGTCGGAGGCGCTCTCCAGGGAGTCAATGCGATAGTGGGCGCCGATGTTCTTGCGCCGGCGCAGGGCCCCATTCATGATGGCTGCGCCGAGCATTGCGTAGGGGGTGTCCATGGCGGCGATGGTTCGCATGCCCTCTTCCAGCAGTTCACGGGAGCGGATGATACCCGCTTTCTTCCACATGGTCTTCTGCAGGTCTGCGGGGATACTGCCGAAGGTGTCGCTGATGGGGCTGTGGTCTTCCTGGAAATCCCGGAGGGGGTTTTGGAGGCTGTAACTGTCTTCAAGGGCGCTGATGGCGGCGCGCTGGCCGAAGACGAGCCCTTCGAGGATGGAGTTGGAGGCCAGGCGGTTGGCGCCGTGAACGCCAGCGCAGGCAACTTCGCCTGCGGCGTAGAGGCCGGATACGTGGGTGCGGGCGGTGATGTCGGTCAGTACCCCTCCCATGGCGTAGTGGGCGGCAGGGGAGACGGGGACGGGCTCGCGGGAGATGTCCACGCCATACTGCAGGCAGGTTTCGTATATGGTGGGAAAGCGTTTCTGGACAAATTCCTCACCCAGGTGGCTCACCTGGAGGGAGATTTTCTGCCCGGTCTTTTCCATTTCGAAATGGATGGAGCGGCTTACCACATCGCGGGGTGCCAGCTCCAGCATGGGGTTGTAGCGTTCCATGAAGCGTTCTCCCGCGTGGTTGAGCAGGATGCCGCCTTCGCCACGCATGGATTCCGAGAGCAGGAAGGGTGGGCAGCCGTCGATATTGAGGGCGGTGGGGTGGAACTGCACGAACTCCATATCGGCCACATGGGCACCGGCCTGCAGGGCCAGGATGATGCCGTCGCCCGCTGCCACGTCAGGATTGGTGGTCAGTCCGTAAATTCTGCCCAGTCCACCTGTGGCCAGGATGACGCCCTTGGCCGTGGCCTGATAGCCTTTGCCATCCTTGATGAATCGCACCCCGTAGACGTGATTGTCGTGGTGCAGCAACTCCATGGCACGGGCGTTTTCCCAGAGGGTTATTTCATCCATGGCGGCCGCGCGGGCGGTCATGGCGCGCTGGATTTCATGGCCGGTGGCGTCACCGTTGGCATGGATGATGCGGTTCAGGCTGTGGGCCGCCTCGCGGGTCAGCAGCAGGCCCCCGGTGGCTTCGTCGCGATCAAAACAGGCGCCCCAGTCGATGAGTTTCTGGATGAGGCCAGGTCCGGAGCGTACCAGGTACTCAACGGCTGAGCGGTTGTTGAGGTGGGCTCCTGCGTTGAGGGTGTCCTCCAGGTGAAGTTTGAAACTGTCGCTGGGGTCCAGCACTACGGCGACGCCACCCTGGGCGTAGTTGGTATTTGTCTCTTTGTGGAATGATTTATTGAGAACCAGTACCCGGCAGCCTTCCTCGGCCAGGGTCAGGGCCGCAGTCAGGCCGGCGCCACCGCCGCCAAGGACGATAAAATCGAAAGGTTCCATGGTGTTGTGCCTCTTTCCCCGCAGGAAATGGGTAGAATTGAAAACGGGGCATTATAGGGCAAGTTGTGCTACGCCTCAAGCACAAGCGCAGTTTTTGATGCTGCGCCCAGGGGAAATGGATGCGCAGGCGCGGGGCAGCGTCACCAGGGGTGCGTTTGCGCAGCTGGTTACAGGTTCGCCATGATTGCCAGGAAACCGTGGATCATTGCCAGCGCCATGATAACGAAGCCAACCTGGCGGTGAAGTCCGAAGGGAACCTTGATGCGGCGCGTTCCACTGAGCAGTTGAAAGGCCAGCAGCGCCAAGATGAGAATTCCCAGCAGCAGAATAATGGAAATACCGGCTATGGTCATGCAGATCTCCTCAGGAAGAGTCGTTCAGGAGTCGGTAACGGTAATGGTGTGAAAGGCTTTGCCGTCGCTGCCGTGGAGGTTGCAGTTGCCTTCTGCCACGAGCTGTACGGTCTGCTGCACTTCCAGGGTCGTTTCCAGGGTGAAGTTTTCACTGGGAGGCCGGTTAAAGGCCGAGAATTCCCAGCGGGCGATTTCCTGGTCATCGGCTTTCAGGAGTACCCAGTTGGTGAAGTGGATAAAGTTGTTGCCCCGGTGGGTGACGTGCAGTGTGATGGTGATGGCAGCGCCCCGGAGGGCACGGTCGGGGGCGCTCAGGCTGACGGAGGTGCGGTTTGCCAGCGCCAGGGCAGGGGGGTGGGCAATGGTGGCCAGGGCAGAGGCCGCCAGGGTTTTCATGAAATCGCGACGTCTGAGGTTCATGGATGTTTCCTCCAGTGGTTCAGGGGGAACGGCAGGATTGCGACGACGTATTTCAGGAAAAAATATCAGAATTCTCGCTCCGATGCACGGACAGCGTGCGGAAAATTTCGGGAACTGCCAGCAGGGACAGCGCGTAAAATCCTTTTGAAAAATATTGTCCATGCTGCTAATCTGCCCATTTGCCATTCATTTCTCCGAACGGAAGAGACTGTGAAAACCATATTCTGCGAAATTCATCTGCCCCATATCCGTCATAATTTTCGCCTGCTGCAGCAGCGGGCTGGACATACCCGAATTGTCGGAGTGGTCAAAGCCGACGCCTATGGCCACGGCGATGTTCCCGTGGCACTG
This portion of the Desulfurispirillum indicum S5 genome encodes:
- the nadB gene encoding L-aspartate oxidase, which codes for MEPFDFIVLGGGGAGLTAALTLAEEGCRVLVLNKSFHKETNTNYAQGGVAVVLDPSDSFKLHLEDTLNAGAHLNNRSAVEYLVRSGPGLIQKLIDWGACFDRDEATGGLLLTREAAHSLNRIIHANGDATGHEIQRAMTARAAAMDEITLWENARAMELLHHDNHVYGVRFIKDGKGYQATAKGVILATGGLGRIYGLTTNPDVAAGDGIILALQAGAHVADMEFVQFHPTALNIDGCPPFLLSESMRGEGGILLNHAGERFMERYNPMLELAPRDVVSRSIHFEMEKTGQKISLQVSHLGEEFVQKRFPTIYETCLQYGVDISREPVPVSPAAHYAMGGVLTDITARTHVSGLYAAGEVACAGVHGANRLASNSILEGLVFGQRAAISALEDSYSLQNPLRDFQEDHSPISDTFGSIPADLQKTMWKKAGIIRSRELLEEGMRTIAAMDTPYAMLGAAIMNGALRRRKNIGAHYRIDSLESASDSMQYQADLKTLKRFMDRYR
- a CDS encoding desulfoferrodoxin family protein, whose amino-acid sequence is MNLRRRDFMKTLAASALATIAHPPALALANRTSVSLSAPDRALRGAAITITLHVTHRGNNFIHFTNWVLLKADDQEIARWEFSAFNRPPSENFTLETTLEVQQTVQLVAEGNCNLHGSDGKAFHTITVTDS